In a genomic window of Jaculus jaculus isolate mJacJac1 chromosome 8, mJacJac1.mat.Y.cur, whole genome shotgun sequence:
- the LOC101594307 gene encoding small EDRK-rich factor 2-like, with protein sequence MGRVVKVREKQMSKRNVTKQSDSVRGKRQDDGLSAAARKHRDSEIMEQKQKKANEEEEEPK encoded by the exons ATGGGGAGAGTTGTCAAAGTAAGAGAAAAACAGATGTCCAAG AGGAATGTGACAAAGCAGAGCGACTCTGTGAGGGGCAAGCGCCAAGATGATGGGCTTTCTGCTGCTGCTCGCAAGCACAGAGACTCAGAGATCATGGAGCAGAAGCAGAAAAAGGCaaacgaggaggaggaggaacccaAGTAA